The following DNA comes from Fervidobacterium gondwanense DSM 13020.
TATTGTTGCCTGCTTCTCGGCTTCCGCCCTAATCCTCTGAGCTTCTTTTTGTCCTTCTGCTCTGATAAGTTCGGCTATGCTCTGCCTTTCCGACTTCATTCTCTCAAAAACCGCTTGCTGGTTTTCTTTTGGAAGGTCTGTGTGTTTAATTCGCACGTCCAATACTTCAATGCCAAATTCGGAGAGGTTCTTTCGGGCAAAATTAGTTATAGCCGACAAGTACTGCCTTTCGCCCGTCACTATATCGTCGAAATTGAGCTTCGCGAGTATGTTCCTCAGGCCAGAGTAGATAACATCGTCTATTCTTGATAGTGCTAAGTTTGGTGTTTTGACCGATTCGATGAATTTCTTGGGGTCTGAGATCTTCCATATCGCATATGAATCTACAAGCATTGTTTTCTTATCGAGCGATATTATCTTTTCAACAGGAATATCGTAGATGTAGTATCTTTTACTCAGCCTAACGACGTTGTCGATGAATGGAGAACGAAAGTATATGCCTGGTTCGGAAATAACGCGTCTTATCTCTCCAAATCGCAACACTATGGCATATTGAGTTTGATCTACGATGAACAGCGATAAAGCTGCCAGAATTAATATCACTACTGCGAAAATGCTTACAGAAATTATTGTCGTAATCCTTTTCATTTTGAACCACCACCTAACAGGTTGTCGAGATTGAGGAACGTGATTTTTTGAGAATCATCCAATGTTATTATAGTTCTCGCTTTTGGCAATACCTGTTCGAGTGTTTCTATTCTGAGCCTTGTTTCTGTGATTTTTGGAGCTTTCTTGTACTCGTTGAGGATGCTCAAGAATCTTTGTGTTTCACCGGTGGCTTGGAGAATCTTCTCTTGTGCATATGCTTCCGCTTCAAGGATTATCTTCTTAGCCTCACCTTCGACCTTAGGAATGAGGTTGTTTGCGTATTTTAAAGCTTCGTTGATGTATCTTTCCTTATCTTGCTTGGCGTTGTTTACATCATCGAAAGCAGAAATCACTGGAGCAGGCGGAACAACTTCCTGGAGCAGTACATTAATCACATAGATTCCTACGTCATAACTGTCGAGAAGTTTTTGGACTATTTCTCGGACCTCCGAAGAGACTGTATCCCTTTCAGCAGTCAATATTTCATCAACGGTCCTTCTTGCGATGCGCTCTCTTAACGCGGATTCTGTAGAGAATTTGACAAGCGCTTCAGGATTATCAACCTTGAATGCGAATTTGATAGGATCACTTACTCGGAACTGAACTACTGCCTCAACTGAGACAATATTTCCATCTTCTGTTAGAGCCAGGGCTTCTTCCTCTTCGCTGGCATATTGACCTGGTCTCACCGTTCTGAATCCAATTTCCTGTTTCCTCACAGTCTGAACGTCGACTATGACGTGCGACTGGAATGGATAAGGTGCGTGTGCGTGTATACCAGGTCCTGTGGTATGTGAGTACTTTCCAAAGGTCTTGATTAAAGCAACTTCTGAAGGACCAACTTGATAGACCCCCGTACCAAAATAAATAACTACAAGTACGATTAAAATAGTTAGCAAGATAGTACTTCTTTTGGTGCTCATGTTTGTCACCTCTCTATTTGTATGTTCAAAATCATTATACCACGCATTTGGAAAAAAGCAGGTGTGAAAGACTCTTGAAGAACGCTCAGAAATTCTTATTGCCGTTCTTCAATTTGAGCAGAACGAACATGAACGGTGCACCTATGAGGGAGGTGATTATTCCAACAGGGATTTCAACGGGGTTGAGCAATGTACGGGCTAATGTATCGCAGATTGACATGAGCATGCCACCTAAGAGAATGGTAGCAACGATGTTGTTCCTGTGTTTCGGACCAGCTAACGTTCGTGCCATGTGCGGGACTATCAATCCAACAAATCCTATAATTCCTGTTTTTGAAACGAAAGCTGCGGTAACGAACGCACCAAGCAAGTAAAAGAGCCATTTTAGAAGCTCAACATTGACTCCCAAACTCTTCGCTTCTTTCTCGCCAAGTACCATTGCATCGAGCTGTCTGCTCATCATCATCGATAGTACGGCAAGAGTTGTTAAAGAAATTGCTGGTAGCACAATATCAGTAAATGTGATTCCGGAAAAAGAACCAAAAAGCCAGACGTGGCCTGTTACGAGTGATCTATTCGCTATATTCAAAAGGAGCATGCTCCCTGCCGAGAACATAGTGCTCACGAGTACACCGCTTAGGACTAAATGTACGGTAGGGACTATGTTGCCCTTTCTCGCAAGTGCTATAGCCAGCATAGATGCTACTACTGCGAATATGAAACTCATTGTTGGTATACTCACGTGAGCGATAGAGTTGACAATGAAGTATATGCCTAAAAGAGCACCGAAACTTGCACCAGCAGACGTTCCGATAAGATATGGGTCAACAAGTGGGTTTTTCATTATCGCTTGAAATATGTTACCTACAAGTGCCAGTGCTGAACCTGTGAGCGTTGCCATTAAGACCCTCGGAAGTCTTAAGTGCCAGAGCATGTAGCTTTCTGGAGAGTCTGAGTTTATTAATTTTATGGCTTTGATTGGGCTAACATATACCGTCCCAAAAGAGATATTGATGAGAAAAACAAATAAGAAAAGGACAGGGAGAAGATATCTCCCTGTCTTGATTAAGAGAACCCTTAACTTAGTCAATATTATTTTCCTCCGTAGAAGAAGTTGTAGAATATATCCAAGTATTTAAAAACATGAGGTGCTGCCTGACTAATTTCGTCTCCGTCAATTACAAAGACCTTTCCATTCTTAACTGCTTTCAGGTTTTTCATTATTGAATGGTTCTTCACTGTTTTTTCAATTTCTTTTGGATCTCCATAACCGCCAATGACAATAACATCAGGATCTTGTTTAACAAGCCATTCCCAGCTGACTGAAAGCCAGCCGTTGTTTCCTGAATAAGGAGCCGCTATGTTCCTTCCACCAGCGATAACGATGAGCTCGTTCACATATGAACCAGTACCAGCGGTCCAGAGCTCTTTGGCTTTTTCATCTGGAATTGTTATCGTGAAGAATACAGTTGGCCTGTTTTCTAATGGTATTTTTGATGTCTTTTGTCCCATTTCAGCCATCTTGTCTCTTAACTCTTGTGATATTTTGTCAGCTTTAGCCTTAATGTTAAAAACTGCGCCGAGTTGTCCAACGGCCTTTATGATATCAGTCAATGTGTTTGCATTGAGAACGTATGCAGTAAGATTTGCTTTCTCAAGTTTCTCAACTTCTGGAAATTGGAATCCGCCAAATGTGAACACAATATCTGGTTTTAGCGAGTAAATCTTTTCAATGTTCAGTGGTACCATGTTTCCGATGTTTTCAGCCTTTCTGTAATTATCCCATGCTGTGACTCCAACTATTCTGTTTTCAAGTCCAAGGGCCTGCAAGTATCTTGTTGCGCTCGGTGCTGCGGATACTACCCTTCTTGGTGGCATCGGGATGTTAACGATACGTCCAGCATCGTCTACGACTGCTATCGCTAAGGATAAGACAGTGCTTAAGAGTACAAAAAGTGCTAAAAACCTTCTCAGTGTTCCAGACCTAAACATAGCAAAACCCTCCCTCTTTGCAAAAATTTGTTGCCATCCCCAGGCGTCGTGGTGGATGGCATACCTTCCTCTACACATCAGGTCTCCCGACTTGTGGATCATCCTACTCCCTGCGCCTTCCCAGCCTTTTAAGAATTAGCCAGTGGCACTTTGCAGGTTTCGTCCCCACTTACGGTGGCGGCCCCGTGCCGGATTTTCACCGGTCTTCCCTTGAGTGTGTAAAGGGAGGTTATTCTTATTTCGTATTATACTACACCCTTTTAGCTACAGCAACTGCCCTTTTCGTTCTTCTGTATCCCAACGTCTGTTCTTAAAGCTGTCTTTTTTATGTATATGACGTTTATCACGCTGTATATGCCTGTGATGAAAAGTATAGCGTCGGCAAGGCTGAGCTTGTATACTTCATCGCCTATTATCAGATTCGAAAAAGATATCAAGTACGCGAGCAGAACATAACCTGCGGCGATTGAAAACAAAATGCTCCCTACGTAAAGATGTGCGACTCTGAATGAGTAATTCGCCGTGCCATACTCGCGAAATCCGAAGAAAAAGACCATTGAAAAGCTGAGTATAACGAGTGAGAATATTATCTCGTCACTAAGAAGATACGATATGAAGGTGATGAGTGATAACACAAGCATCGTTAACAACATCCTGTTCAGGCTTCTCATATGATCACCCTTCCGATCGTGTATGTGATGAAAGCTAAGATGTAAGATATGCTTAGGCTATATATCACTGCAAACGCTGTATATTTCCAGCTGTTCGTTTCACCTTTTATTGCAGCCAGTGTTGCAAAGCACGGCATGTATCCGAGGACGAATACCATTAACGAAGCAGCAACGACCGGATTTAAGTGAATATTAGACGCATTCTCGTAAAACTGAGACAGAGAAGATACAATGACTTCTTTAGCAACACCGCCAAATATGAGCGCTGAAACTATTTGCCAAGTGTAGTTAAGAGGTGCGAATATAGGTTGCAAAAACTTACCAAGCATCGAAACGTAGCTGTTTTCTATGTTTGCTGGATCAGGGAAGTAACTAAGTGCCCAAATTACAACACTTGATACGAATATTATCGTTCCTGCTTTCTCCAAGAAGTGCCTTCCTCTGTTCCACATGTACGTAGCAACGTTCGAAATCTTTGGAAATCTGTACCTTGGCAACTCCATGACAAGCGGAACGTTTTGTCCTTTTAGTACAACCTTGTTTATGATTCTTGACGAGAGAGCTGTCAAAACGAGGCTCAGTACGTATATAGCAAAGAATGCCTCAGCTTTATGGTTCGGGAACGCGACGCTTATGATTAAAAGGTATACGGGAATTCGCGCACTGCAACTGATGAATGGCGAAACTAAAATTGTTGTAACTCTTTCTCTTTCGTCAGAAAGCCCGCGAGCTGCCATAACTGTACTAACGTTACAACCAAAACCAAGTAAGAGAGTCATGAACGAACGGCCCGTGAGCCTCAGCGAATACATAATTCTGTCCATCAAAAATGCGATCCTTGGTAGATACCCACTCTCCTCCATTATTCCAAGTGCGAAGAAGAGTGCGAAGATACTCGGGACAAACGCGAGAACACTTCCTACGCCATTTATTATGCCTTGAGAAATAAGCGACGAAAGCATCGTTTCCGAGCCAATCATTTCTGAAAGTTTTCCGAATAAGAATTCAAGAAGTCCGACAAGGGGTTCGGAGACTTTGAAGGTAAAATTAAATGCAAGGTACATAAGCGCGAGGAATATCGGGATACCAATGAATCTATGAGTCAGTACGTGATCCAGAGCCTCAGTAACCGTTAATGCGCTGTCGGTTTTCTGGAAAGCCTTTTGCAAGACGTCGTTTATGTACTCGTACTTGATCGAAGGTATTTTTGTAGCAAGTGAGTCATCTGACTTTTCAGGATTGCTATTCATATTTGAACTCTGAAGTTCTTCAGACTGGCCCTGTTTTTGACAATCTTTGCTCAAAAACTCAGATACGAACTTGTCCCCTTCGATAACTTTTATGGCAGTGAATCTTTTATTGAAACCTTCCATCACGCACTTTTCTACTTCAGAGATCCTTTCTTCGACCTCTTTTCCGTAGTCTATTAATAAAGGTCTTGTGGGTTTTTTAAACGCAGATACGATCTTCTGTTTAAGTTCATCAATACCTTCCCCGGTGTGAGCTGACGTAAGGATAACGGGCACTCGCAGAAATGTCTCGAGTACGGCTTTATCTATTTTGTATCCGCCCTTTCTTGCCTCGTCAATCGCATTAAACACCGCAACGACGTTGAGTTCCAATTCTAATGCTTCGAGGAGTAAAAACAATCCCTGTTCAGGGCTCATACTATCGATTATTACTACCGTCACATTTGGCGGAGAAAAGAGCAGATAATCTCTCGTCACTTTTTCATCTATCGACGTGGCTGTCAGTGTGTATACGCCAGGCAAATCAACAAAATGAAGAGTGTAGCCTTCATACGTTGTGGCACCTTCTATCCTCGATACCGTAACACCGGGCCAGTTGGCGACGTACTGCCTCGCGCCAACCAACCTGTTGAAAAGGCTTGTTTTTCCTACGTTTGGATTTCCGAGTAGTCCTACTGTTATGACCATTACTTACCACACTCCTGACGTTTTTCAACCTGTAGAGATTCTGTCATCTTGTAATCTTTGACTGGTACAACATAGATCTTTGAGAGTTTCCCAAGTCCTATGTCATAAAGACCAGTAGGTGTCTTCACCCTTCTGTCTGGTAGTAACAAGAGCTTTGAATTTTCAACTATACCACATTTTTCAAAGAATCTTCTTGCCATAATCCCGGCTCTCAGTTCTTTGACGATGTATTCTCCGGGGGCAACGTACGAAAGTGGTAAAGAGCTCTCCTGCTGGAGCTTCACCTCAATCAGCTCAGCTTCTGATTGCCTAAGTGTTATTATCTTGTTGAACACTTTGTACATGCGTGGGTCACCCATCGGTGCACTCCTGATAACTGTTATGCTCACTCCAGGCAAGATACCTATAGCTCTCAGTCTTGGAGAAATTTCAGATTCACCAACCTTTTCAACAATCGCTTCTGCACCAACAGGTACTTCTGATAATCTCATAATTCACCCCCACTTTCAATTATCATTAAAGAAATTGAGAATCAATCTCAATAATATGATACATTAAGAGTGTAATGATGTCAATAATTTTTGAGAATTTTTTCTCAAATCCATTCTAATAAAAAGTATTGTTGACCACGGGAAGTTATAGTGCTAAAATAACAGTATACTTTTGCATGAGCGTTATTGTGTCCTGTTGCTAATTACAGAAGGTGTTTTAAAGTTTCACAAGTGTAAGTCAATTTATACGAAGTGGGGGGAAGAGTATGGAGATGAGTAAGGAGAAGTTGTACGAATTTATTGAAAAGAACAAGGTAGGATTTATTAGGTTACAGTTCACGGATATCAACGGGACGATGAAGAACGTTGAAATACCTGCCGATGAGATTGACAGTGCATTGTCTTCAGGTATTATGTTCGATGGCTCATCAGTTGAGGGTTTTGCAAGGCTACACGAATCAGATATGTATCTTAAACCAGACTTGAGAACCGTTGCAATGCTGCCGTGGACATTCGACGGACGAAGGAGTGCAAGGATTATCTGCGATGTGTACAACAATCCTGAAACACCGTTCGAGGGTGACCCGAGATACAGATTGAGACTTGTGGAAGAGAAAGCGAGGAAGATGGGGTTCATTCCATACGCAGGTCCAGAGGTGGAGTTCTTTATCCTTCCAAGAGCGAATGGAAGACCGGTTTTCGAATTTCTCGATAATGGAAGCTACTTCGATTTGTTACCGGTAGATATAGCCGAGGACATAAGAACGGAAGTCTCAGTGCACCTTGAAGAGATGGGAATTGATGTCGAAACAACTCACCACGAGGTTGCTCCATCTCAGCACGAAGTTGATTTCAGATACGCAGAGCCTATTGTTGCTGCTGATAATGTCCAAACCGTTAAACTTGTTATCAAGACACTTGCAATTAGGAATAATCTTTATGCAACCTTCATGCCTAAACCATTCTTTGGCGTAAATGGAAGCGGTATGCACGTTCATATGAGTCTTTTCACACTCGATGGGAAGAACGCTTTTTACGATGAGACTGCGCCTGATGGTATTTCTCAAACTATGAAGTACTTTATTGGTGGATTAATTGCACACGCACGTGAGATAACCGCTGTCACAAATCCAACTGTTAACAGCTACAAGAGATTGGTTCCTGGATACGAGGCACCTGTAAACATAGCATGGAGTAAAGGTAACAGAACCGCTTTAATAAGGATTCCTAAGGCAAGGGGAAAGGCTACAAGGCTCGAGTACCGTGCACCGGATCCGTCATGTAACCCTTATCTCGCATTCGCAGTTATTTTAGCAGCAGGATTAAACGGTATAGAGAATAAAATAGAGGCACCTATGGCAGTTGAGGAGAATATATACAAGATGACAGAAGCGGAAAAGCAAAAAAGAGGTATCAACAAACTTCCAGCAAATCTTAAAGAGGCACTGATCGAAGCAGAAAAGAGCAAGTTAGTAAGGGAAGTATTGGGAGAGCATGTGTGGGAGAAGTTCCTGACATTAAAAGAAAGAGAATGGTGGGAATATTCAACAAACGTTTCTGAATGGGAGAGGAAGAGGTACGAAAACATATAGTCTCGGCAGTTTTCTGCCAACAACACCTGAAGAGTTAAGAATAAAAAACTTAGATATCATCTTAGTGACGGGTGATGCCTACGTGGATCACCCGTCTTTTGGCGCTGCATTACTTGGGAGGTATCTCGAATCTCACGGCTATAAGGTTGGAATCATCGCACAACCTGAGAATCCTCAAGATATAGAGCGACTTGGAAAGCCTAATCTGTTCTTTGGTGTCACTTCGGGTAATGTCGATTCCATGGTGGCTAATTATACCGCATCAAGGAAAAAGAGAAAGAGCGATGATTATACACCAGGCGGTGTCAATAACAAAAGACCTGATAGAGCTGTAATACAGTATGTGAACTGGATAAAACAGGTTTTCAAAGATGTCAAAGTTGTTATCGGTGGTATAGAGGCAAGCTTACGTAGATTCGCACATTATGATTGGTGGAGTGATAAGGTTAGGAAATCGATATTAATCGATTCAAAAGCTGATATTCTTGTGTACGGCATGGGGGAACGCGCAATACTCGAAATCGCAAAGCGTCTGGAGAACGGAAAAGACCTCGATAACATACGCGGCACGATGGTTTGGAAAAGTTCAATACCGCAGAATATACAAAACGCAATTTTCTTGCCTACGTTCGAAGAGGTTTCGGTTGATAAGAAACTCTACGGTGAAGCTTATAAGAAAGCAGTGTTCTTCACAGATCCATACAAAAATTACGTTTTAGTACAAAAGCAGGATAACAGGTACGTAATCCAATATCCGCCTGCTTTGCCATTAACACAGGAAGAACTCGATGAGCTGTATTTACTCCCTTATACAAGGCACGTGCATCCATTTTACCTTTCCAAAGGCGAAGTAAAGGCTATAGAAACGGTGAAATTTTCAATAACAGCGGTTAGAGGTTGTTTTGGTAATTGCTCGTTCTGTGCAATCACGAATCACCAGTCGACCCATGTTGTATCAAGGTCTGTTGATTCCATAATCGAGGAAGCTAAAATACTCACAAGACTGCCTGATTTTCGGGGCACGATTGTTGATGTTGGTGGTCCCACAGCAAATATGTATGGGTTATCTTGCCAAGTCAGGAATTCAAAAGGTCAGTGTGAAAAAGGTTGTCTGCATCCAAGCGTTTGTAAACTGTCTATTTCTGGCGAACAATTCGATAGTGCGGATGCGTTCATATCGCTGCTCAAGTCAGTCAAATCGGTGCCGGGTGTAAAACACGTCTTCATAGGTTCGGGTTTGAGACACGATTTGATACTTGCATCTTCAAAGGCTGATTACATAATAAATGAGCTTGTGGAATTCACTTCAGGTCAGCTAAAACTAGCACCAGAGCATGCACATCCAAAGGTATTAAAATTCATGCACAAACCTTCAGCAGAACTGTTCTTGGATTTCAAAAAACGCTTTGAAGATGATGCAAGACGAAAAGGACAAAAAAAGTATGTGATAGGCTATTTCATCGTCGCACATCCCGGTGAAGGACCAGAAGAAAATAAATACCTTCGCGAGTTTATCAAGAGAAACCTGGGTTACATACCACAGCAAGTTCAGATATTTACACCAACCCCAGGAACGCTCAGCACGACCATGTATTATACTGGTTTCGATCCGTTCACTGGGGAAAGTGTTTATGTAGAAAAGAGCGAGAAGAACAGAAATTTGTACAAAGAGAATATTATTAACCTAAGAAAATGATGATTTCTTAAATGAAAACTTTCTCAACGTATGGACTTGTAAACGCTCTTAGTGCGCAGCCATAACTCATTCTAAACCTTACTATGTCCCCTACTTTGAATTCTCTATTGCTCTCGGTTGTGTCAACTATAAGGTGGTCGCTTGAAGCGTGGAGTATTTGAAGCCCAT
Coding sequences within:
- the glnA gene encoding type I glutamate--ammonia ligase is translated as MSKEKLYEFIEKNKVGFIRLQFTDINGTMKNVEIPADEIDSALSSGIMFDGSSVEGFARLHESDMYLKPDLRTVAMLPWTFDGRRSARIICDVYNNPETPFEGDPRYRLRLVEEKARKMGFIPYAGPEVEFFILPRANGRPVFEFLDNGSYFDLLPVDIAEDIRTEVSVHLEEMGIDVETTHHEVAPSQHEVDFRYAEPIVAADNVQTVKLVIKTLAIRNNLYATFMPKPFFGVNGSGMHVHMSLFTLDGKNAFYDETAPDGISQTMKYFIGGLIAHAREITAVTNPTVNSYKRLVPGYEAPVNIAWSKGNRTALIRIPKARGKATRLEYRAPDPSCNPYLAFAVILAAGLNGIENKIEAPMAVEENIYKMTEAEKQKRGINKLPANLKEALIEAEKSKLVREVLGEHVWEKFLTLKEREWWEYSTNVSEWERKRYENI
- the feoB gene encoding ferrous iron transport protein B, yielding MVITVGLLGNPNVGKTSLFNRLVGARQYVANWPGVTVSRIEGATTYEGYTLHFVDLPGVYTLTATSIDEKVTRDYLLFSPPNVTVVIIDSMSPEQGLFLLLEALELELNVVAVFNAIDEARKGGYKIDKAVLETFLRVPVILTSAHTGEGIDELKQKIVSAFKKPTRPLLIDYGKEVEERISEVEKCVMEGFNKRFTAIKVIEGDKFVSEFLSKDCQKQGQSEELQSSNMNSNPEKSDDSLATKIPSIKYEYINDVLQKAFQKTDSALTVTEALDHVLTHRFIGIPIFLALMYLAFNFTFKVSEPLVGLLEFLFGKLSEMIGSETMLSSLISQGIINGVGSVLAFVPSIFALFFALGIMEESGYLPRIAFLMDRIMYSLRLTGRSFMTLLLGFGCNVSTVMAARGLSDERERVTTILVSPFISCSARIPVYLLIISVAFPNHKAEAFFAIYVLSLVLTALSSRIINKVVLKGQNVPLVMELPRYRFPKISNVATYMWNRGRHFLEKAGTIIFVSSVVIWALSYFPDPANIENSYVSMLGKFLQPIFAPLNYTWQIVSALIFGGVAKEVIVSSLSQFYENASNIHLNPVVAASLMVFVLGYMPCFATLAAIKGETNSWKYTAFAVIYSLSISYILAFITYTIGRVII
- a CDS encoding ABC transporter substrate-binding protein; the encoded protein is MFRSGTLRRFLALFVLLSTVLSLAIAVVDDAGRIVNIPMPPRRVVSAAPSATRYLQALGLENRIVGVTAWDNYRKAENIGNMVPLNIEKIYSLKPDIVFTFGGFQFPEVEKLEKANLTAYVLNANTLTDIIKAVGQLGAVFNIKAKADKISQELRDKMAEMGQKTSKIPLENRPTVFFTITIPDEKAKELWTAGTGSYVNELIVIAGGRNIAAPYSGNNGWLSVSWEWLVKQDPDVIVIGGYGDPKEIEKTVKNHSIMKNLKAVKNGKVFVIDGDEISQAAPHVFKYLDIFYNFFYGGK
- the hflK gene encoding FtsH protease activity modulator HflK, which translates into the protein MSTKRSTILLTILIVLVVIYFGTGVYQVGPSEVALIKTFGKYSHTTGPGIHAHAPYPFQSHVIVDVQTVRKQEIGFRTVRPGQYASEEEEALALTEDGNIVSVEAVVQFRVSDPIKFAFKVDNPEALVKFSTESALRERIARRTVDEILTAERDTVSSEVREIVQKLLDSYDVGIYVINVLLQEVVPPAPVISAFDDVNNAKQDKERYINEALKYANNLIPKVEGEAKKIILEAEAYAQEKILQATGETQRFLSILNEYKKAPKITETRLRIETLEQVLPKARTIITLDDSQKITFLNLDNLLGGGSK
- a CDS encoding FecCD family ABC transporter permease, producing MTKLRVLLIKTGRYLLPVLFLFVFLINISFGTVYVSPIKAIKLINSDSPESYMLWHLRLPRVLMATLTGSALALVGNIFQAIMKNPLVDPYLIGTSAGASFGALLGIYFIVNSIAHVSIPTMSFIFAVVASMLAIALARKGNIVPTVHLVLSGVLVSTMFSAGSMLLLNIANRSLVTGHVWLFGSFSGITFTDIVLPAISLTTLAVLSMMMSRQLDAMVLGEKEAKSLGVNVELLKWLFYLLGAFVTAAFVSKTGIIGFVGLIVPHMARTLAGPKHRNNIVATILLGGMLMSICDTLARTLLNPVEIPVGIITSLIGAPFMFVLLKLKNGNKNF
- a CDS encoding YgiQ family radical SAM protein, encoding MNGRGRGTKTYSLGSFLPTTPEELRIKNLDIILVTGDAYVDHPSFGAALLGRYLESHGYKVGIIAQPENPQDIERLGKPNLFFGVTSGNVDSMVANYTASRKKRKSDDYTPGGVNNKRPDRAVIQYVNWIKQVFKDVKVVIGGIEASLRRFAHYDWWSDKVRKSILIDSKADILVYGMGERAILEIAKRLENGKDLDNIRGTMVWKSSIPQNIQNAIFLPTFEEVSVDKKLYGEAYKKAVFFTDPYKNYVLVQKQDNRYVIQYPPALPLTQEELDELYLLPYTRHVHPFYLSKGEVKAIETVKFSITAVRGCFGNCSFCAITNHQSTHVVSRSVDSIIEEAKILTRLPDFRGTIVDVGGPTANMYGLSCQVRNSKGQCEKGCLHPSVCKLSISGEQFDSADAFISLLKSVKSVPGVKHVFIGSGLRHDLILASSKADYIINELVEFTSGQLKLAPEHAHPKVLKFMHKPSAELFLDFKKRFEDDARRKGQKKYVIGYFIVAHPGEGPEENKYLREFIKRNLGYIPQQVQIFTPTPGTLSTTMYYTGFDPFTGESVYVEKSEKNRNLYKENIINLRK
- a CDS encoding FeoA family protein; translation: MRLSEVPVGAEAIVEKVGESEISPRLRAIGILPGVSITVIRSAPMGDPRMYKVFNKIITLRQSEAELIEVKLQQESSLPLSYVAPGEYIVKELRAGIMARRFFEKCGIVENSKLLLLPDRRVKTPTGLYDIGLGKLSKIYVVPVKDYKMTESLQVEKRQECGK
- the hflC gene encoding protease modulator HflC, which produces MKRITTIISVSIFAVVILILAALSLFIVDQTQYAIVLRFGEIRRVISEPGIYFRSPFIDNVVRLSKRYYIYDIPVEKIISLDKKTMLVDSYAIWKISDPKKFIESVKTPNLALSRIDDVIYSGLRNILAKLNFDDIVTGERQYLSAITNFARKNLSEFGIEVLDVRIKHTDLPKENQQAVFERMKSERQSIAELIRAEGQKEAQRIRAEAEKQATIIKAQAISEAEKIKGTGEASATQIYAESFARDSEFYQLLRTLESYKKIIPGSVVIVGQDLRILEEMQ